From the genome of Sulfurimonas paralvinellae:
AGTTTGGGAAGTTTAAAAAAAAGAGAGATTTTACCAAGAGAAAAAACTCTTGATAAAAAAGAATATTAACGTTTTGAGAACTGGCGAGAACGACGTGCTTTACGTTTACCTGGTTTCTTACGCTCAACAACACGTGAATCACGAGTCATCATACCCTCTGGTTTGAGGATAGTTTTTAATTCAGGGTTGAACGCTACAAGCGCACGGCTGATACCGTGACGAAGTGCATCTGCCTGACCACCGAAACCACCACCTAAAGTAGTAGCAACGATATCTACGTTTTCATCTTGTTTTGTTAGTACAAGCGGTTGTTTTACACGAAGTTTTTTCGCTTCAAGTCCACCTAACCATGCGTCTAATGAAAGACCATTGATAGTGATTTTACCACTTCCTGGAGTTAACCATACTTTTGCGATAGACGCTTTACGACGACCTGTTGCATAAATTTTATTTGCCATGTTAATCCTTACTTAGCAATTTGTGCAGTGTGAGGATGCTCAGCACCTGCATATACTTTTAATTTTTTAAGCATTTTAGCACCAAGCTTAGTTTTAGGAAGCATACCACGAGTCGCTAATTTGTATAGTTTCTCAGGATTTTTCTCTAAAAGCTCAGTCAAT
Proteins encoded in this window:
- the rpsI gene encoding 30S ribosomal protein S9, which gives rise to MANKIYATGRRKASIAKVWLTPGSGKITINGLSLDAWLGGLEAKKLRVKQPLVLTKQDENVDIVATTLGGGFGGQADALRHGISRALVAFNPELKTILKPEGMMTRDSRVVERKKPGKRKARRSRQFSKR